The following coding sequences are from one Salvia hispanica cultivar TCC Black 2014 chromosome 3, UniMelb_Shisp_WGS_1.0, whole genome shotgun sequence window:
- the LOC125210899 gene encoding plasma membrane ATPase 3 yields the protein MGEKPEALDAVLKETVDLENIPIEEVFENLRCTKAGLTTKAAEERLVIFGHNKLEEKKESKFLKFLGFMWNPLSWVMEAAAIMAIALANGGGKPPDWQDFVGIITLLVINSTISFLEENNAGNAAAALMARLAPKAKVLRDERWSEEEASILVPGDIISIKLGDIVPADARLLDGDPLKIDQSALTGESLPVTKGPGDGVYSGSTCKQGEIEAIVIATGVHTFFGKAAHLVDSTNQVGHFQKVLTAIGNFCICSIAVGMIIEIIVMYPIQHRKYRPGIDNLLVLLIGGIPIAMPTVLSVTMAIGSHRLAQQGAITKRMTAIEEMAGMDVLCSDKTGTLTLNKLTVDKNLIEVFTKGVDSDMVVLMAARASRTENQDAIDAAIVGMLADPKEARAGIREVHFLPFNPTDKRTALTYIDGEGKWHRVSKGAPEQILHLAHNKSEIERRVHTVIDKFAERGLRSLAVAYQEVPEGSKESPGGPWQFVGLMPLFDPPRHDSAETIRRALNLGVNVKMITGDQLAIGKETGRRLGMGTNMYPSSALLGQNKDESIASLPIDELIEKADGFAGVFPEHKYEIVKRLQARKHICGMTGDGVNDAPALKKADIGIAVADATDAARSASDIVLTEPGLSVIISAVLTSRSIFQRMKNYTIYAVSITIRIVLGFMLLALIWEFDFPPFMVLIIAILNDGTIMTISKDRVKPSPLPDSWKLSEIFATGVILGGYLAMMTVIFFWAAYKTDFFPRVFGVSTLEKTATDDFQKLASAIYLQVSTISQALIFVTRSRNWSYVERPGLLLVAAFVVAQLVATLIAVYANWSFAAIEGIGWGWAGVIWLYNIIFYIPLDIIKFLIRYALSGRAWDLVLEQRIAFTRKKDFGKEQRELKWAHAQRTLHGLQVPDTKLFSETNNFSELNQLAEEAKRRAEIARLRELHTLKGHVESVVRLKGLDIDTIQQSYTV from the exons GCCTGAAGCTCTTGATGCTGTGTTGAAGGAAACTGTTGATTTG GAAAACATACCCATTGAGGAAGTGTTTGAGAATCTAAGATGCACCAAAGCAGGTCTCACAACCAAGGCTGCTGAGGAAAGATTGGTCATTTTTGGACACAACAAGCTTGAGGAGAAGAAG GAAAGCAAATTCCTCAAGTTTTTGGGGTTTATGTGGAACCCTCTCTCATGGGTTATGGAAGCTGCTGCTATCATGGCCATTGCTCTTGCAAACGGAGGG GGGAAGCCTCCGGACTGGCAGGATTTTGTGGGTATCATCACTTTGCTTGTGATAAACTCAACAATCAGTTTTCTTGAGGAGAACAATGCTGGAAATGCAGCAGCTGCTCTCATGGCCCGTCTTGCTCCAAAAGCCAAG GTTCTGAGAGATGAAAGATGGAGTGAGGAGGAGGCATCCATATTAGTGCCTGGTGATATCATTAGCATTAAACTGGGAGATATCGTTCCTGCTGATGCTCGTTTGCTTGACGGTGATCCACTGAAAATTGACCAA TCTGCTTTGACGGGCGAATCCCTTCCTGTGACAAAGGGGCCAGGGGATGGCGTCTACTCTGGATCCACCTGCAAACAGGGAGAGATTGAGGCTATTGTTATTGCCACTGGAGTTCACACCTTTTTTGGGAAGGCAGCACACCTTGTTGATTCTACTAATCAAGTCGGGCACTTCCAGAAG GTTTTAACTGCTATTGGAAACTTTTGCATATGCTCTATTGCGGTGGGGATGATTATAGAGATCATTGTCATGTACCCTATTCAACATAGGAAATATCGCCCCGGGATTGACAATCTTCTGGTACTGCTCATTGGAGGAATTCCAATTGCCATGCCGACTGTTCTTTCAGTTACAATGGCCATTGGTTCTCATCGTTTGGCTCAGCAG GGAGCTATCACAAAGAGAATGACTGCTATAGAGGAGATGGCAGGTATGGATGTTCTTTGCAGCGATAAGACCGGGACTCTGACTCTGAATAAGCTTACCGTTGACAAGAATCTTATTGAG GTTTTCACCAAAGGTGTTGATTCAGATATGGTTGTTCTAATGGCTGCTCGAGCATCTCGAACAGAAAATCAAGATGCGATAGATGCAGCTATAGTTGGAATGTTGGCTGACCCGAAAGAG GCTCGTGCTGGAATTCGAGAGGTACACTTCCTTCCTTTTAATCCCACTGACAAACGGACAGCATTGACTTACATAGACGGTGAAGGAAAATGGCACAGGGTCAGTAAAGGTGCACCGGAGCAG ATTCTACACCTTGCACACAACAAGTCAGAAATAGAGAGAAGGGTTCATACTGTGATTGACAAGTTTGCTGAACGAGGTTTAAGATCGCTTGCAGTGGCATACCAG GAAGTTCCTGAAGGATCCAAAGAGAGTCCTGGAGGCCCGTGGCAGTTCGTTGGTCTCATGCCTCTTTTTGATCCACCCAGGCACGACAGTGCGGAAACTATAAGACGGGCTTTAAATCTTGGAGTGAATGTTAAAATGATAACAG GGGATCAGCTTGCTATCGGAAAGGAAACAGGACGGAGATTGGGGATGGGAACCAACATGTATCCTTCGTCGGCTTTGCTGGGACAGAACAAAGACGAATCAATTGCTTCTCTACCTATCGATGAGCTCATAGAGAAAGCCGATGGTTTTGCTGGTGTCTTCCCTG AGCACAAATATGAAATAGTGAAGCGACTACAAGCGAGGAAGCATATTTGTGGAATGACTGGTGATGGAGTAAACGACGCTCCTGCTTTGAAGAAGGCCGATATTGGAATTGCTGTTGCTGATGCGACTGATGCAGCTCGCAGTGCTTCTGATATTGTACTTACAGAACCCGGCCTCAGTGTCATTATTAGTGCTGTTTTAACTAGTCGTTCGATCTTCCAAAGGATGAAAAATTACACG ATTTATGCTGTTTCTATAACAATCCGTATTGTG CTCGGTTTCATGTTGTTAGCCCTGATTTGGGAATTTGACTTTCCTCCATTCATGGTGCTTATCATTGCAATACTCAATGATG GTACCATCATGACCATATCGAAAGATCGAGTGAAGCCATCGCCTCTTCCAGACAGCTGGAAGCTTTCCGAGATTTTCGCAACTGGAGTCATTCTAGGTGGTTACTTGGCAATGATGACTGTGATATTCTTTTGGGCAGCATACAAAACAGATTTCTTCCCG AGAGTATTTGGAGTGTCGACCCTCGAAAAGACAGCAACTGACGACTTCCAAAAGCTCGCTTCAGCAATATACCTTCAAGTGAGCACTATCAGCCAGGCTCTGATATTCGTTACAAGATCCCGAAACTGGTCGTATGTTGAGCGTCCCGGTTTGTTGCTCGTGGCAGCGTTTGTGGTTGCACAGCTG GTTGCCACTTTGATCGCGGTATATGCAAACTGGAGCTTTGCAGCAATTGAAGGGATTGGGTGGGGCTGGGCAGGGGTGATCTGGCTCTACAACATCATCTTCTACATCCCGCTCGATATCATCAAATTCTTGATCCGTTACGCCCTCAGTGGAAGGGCCTGGGATCTTGTTCTTGAGCAAAGG ATTGCTTTCACCAGGAAGAAGGATTTCGGGAAAGAGCAACGCGAGCTGAAATGGGCGCATGCGCAGAGGACTCTCCACGGCCTACAAGTACCCGACACCAAATTGTTCAGTGAAACGAACAACTTCTCCGAACTCAATCAGTTGGCCGAGGAAGCAAAGAGGAGAGCTGAGATTGCTAG GTTAAGGGAGCTGCATACGCTGAAGGGTCACGTGGAGTCCGTGGTGAGGCTGAAGGGTCTCGACATAGATACGATTCAGCAGTCGTACACGGTATAA